In Nitrospirota bacterium, a single genomic region encodes these proteins:
- a CDS encoding DegT/DnrJ/EryC1/StrS aminotransferase family protein, with amino-acid sequence MTATSGRSKFLPALLPFIEEDDIRAVNEVLRSGWLTVGKRCLDFESALAKFMGARHVHAVSSCTAALHLALTALGLKKGDVVVTSPITFTATVAAIVHTGATPLLADVDRDTGNLDPAQVEKLARTNRRIRAIIPVHFAGHPCEMDALLSLARKHRWLVVEDAAHALAAEYKGTPIGALPSTATCFSFYACKNLCAIEGGAIATDSATLDRRVRLWSLHGISRDAWKRYGEGGSWRYDVVEPGFKNNFTDVQAALALSQLGKLDRLQRRREKIALRYGEVFQPLEALEVPVVRSDVKMAWHIYVLRLRKRRLKIGRDGFIEELRRRNIGTSVHFVPIHLHSAYKKILKKSAKDYPVAMDFYSRALTLPLHPGMTDEDVQDVIESVLDICRRNRA; translated from the coding sequence ATGACGGCAACATCCGGCCGATCGAAATTCCTCCCCGCCTTGCTTCCCTTCATCGAGGAAGACGACATACGTGCCGTCAATGAGGTCCTCCGTTCGGGTTGGCTGACGGTGGGAAAGCGGTGCCTGGATTTTGAGTCGGCCTTGGCGAAATTCATGGGGGCTCGACATGTCCATGCGGTCAGCTCCTGCACGGCGGCCCTGCATCTGGCCTTGACCGCTCTGGGATTGAAGAAAGGGGACGTCGTCGTCACATCCCCGATCACGTTTACAGCCACGGTCGCGGCCATTGTGCACACAGGCGCGACTCCCTTGCTGGCGGACGTGGACAGGGACACGGGCAATCTGGATCCCGCGCAGGTGGAAAAGCTGGCGCGGACGAATCGGCGCATCCGCGCGATCATTCCGGTCCATTTTGCCGGCCACCCGTGCGAGATGGATGCTCTGCTGTCTCTGGCCCGGAAGCATCGTTGGCTGGTGGTGGAGGATGCCGCGCATGCACTTGCCGCGGAGTACAAGGGCACACCGATCGGAGCTCTCCCTTCGACGGCGACCTGCTTCAGCTTCTACGCCTGCAAGAACTTGTGCGCGATCGAGGGTGGGGCGATCGCGACGGATTCGGCCACCCTCGACAGGAGAGTCCGCCTCTGGAGTCTGCACGGGATCAGTCGAGATGCATGGAAACGATACGGGGAGGGGGGCTCCTGGCGGTATGACGTTGTCGAACCGGGATTCAAGAACAACTTTACCGATGTGCAGGCGGCTCTGGCCCTGTCGCAACTGGGCAAGCTGGATCGGCTCCAGCGCCGCCGGGAAAAGATTGCGCTGCGGTATGGTGAAGTCTTTCAGCCGCTGGAGGCGCTGGAGGTCCCCGTCGTCCGATCCGACGTCAAAATGGCCTGGCACATCTACGTCCTCCGCCTCAGGAAGAGACGTCTCAAGATCGGCCGCGACGGCTTCATCGAGGAACTTCGGCGACGCAACATTGGAACCAGCGTTCACTTTGTTCCGATCCATCTTCACTCGGCGTATAAGAAAATCCTGAAGAAATCTGCGAAGGACTATCCTGTGGCGATGGACTTTTACTCACGGGCACTCACGTTGCCCCTTCATCCGGGAATGACCGACGAGGATGTGCAGGACGTGATTGAATCCGTACTGGACATCTGCCGACGGAACCGTGCGTAG